The DNA sequence ACTCAATGAGTACATTATCCACCTCGCAGCCCATTAACGCGGCCAGTACGTGTTCCACGGTGCTTACGCTGGCGTCATTCTGGCTAAGGGTAGTGCCCCTGGAGGTATCGGTTACATTATCCACGTCCGCGTCAATCAGCGGACTTCCGGGCAAGTCTACCCGCTGAAACTTATAGCCGTGATTTTCAGGGGCCGGCCGGAAGGTCATGTTCACTTCCTTCCCGGTATGTAATCCAACGCCTGAAACGGTTACTGGAAATTTAATAGTATGCTGCTTTACATTCATCACCGAAATAAGGTTTGATCTTTTACCTTCCGCCCTGCCCGCCGTACCTTCTCCACATCCGCGTACAAAGGTCAGGCGGCGGAAAAATTTTCGCCAAATATCAGAATATCCGGAAAAGATACGAAATGTTTAATGCTTTTTAAGCATTCCTCTCTGCTTCCTCCCCGCTCCCGCCGCGTTCCAGCAGCTGTTTTTCAAGCAAGGCGATCTTGTTTTCCAATTCCGGCAGCCTCCTGTATACAGCCTGTATGCGCAACGATTCCCGGAAAGCCAGGGCAGGCGAACCGTTCCATTGTTTTCCTTCCTCGGTAATTGACTTGGATATGCCCGACTTGGCATTTATCTGAGTACCTTTCGCCAATGAAATATGGCCTACGATGCCTACCTGTCCGCCGATCACGGAGTTCTCTCCTATTTTTGTACTGCCCGAAATGCCCGTCTGGGAAGCTATTACCGTGTTCTTGCCAATCTCCACGTTATGGGCTACCTGTATCAGGTTGTCAAGCTTCACCCCTTTTCCGATAATGGTGGAACCCATCGTGGCGCGGTCAATAGAATTATTAGACCCTATTTCCACATCGTCCTCAATGACCACATTCCCGATCTGGCTCACTTTAGAATAGGAACCATCCGGCTGCGGGGCAAAGCCAAAACCATCGCTGCCGATGACTGTGCCGGAATGAACGATCACACGGCTCCCAATCAGGCAATCCGAATAGATCTTAACTCCGGCGTATAAGACAGAATTATCTCCCACCACGCAATTATCACCCAAATATACCTGCGGAAATACTTTTACGTTTTTTCCCAGCTTCACGTTATGGCCAATGTAGGAAAAGGCGCCGATGTAACATTCTTCCCCGATTTCGGCCGAAGGGCTTATAAAATTGGGTTCTTCGCGCCCTGTCTTATTCAGTTTACTGCTGTTGTAGAGGTCAAGCAGCACTGAAAATGCGCTGTAAGGATCCTTTACGCGGATTAATGTACTTGTCACCGGCTTTTCCAGCAACAGGTCCAGACCTACAATGACAATGGAAGCATTCGTGGAATACAGGAAAGGAGCATATTTAGGATTTGCCAGGAAGGTAAGCGAGCCCTCCTGGGCGTCTTCAATCTTTGAAACAGCAGACACTTCGGCCCCGGGCTCGCCTTCGACAATCCCGTTCAGTAATTTTCCAAGTTCGGCCGCAGTGAATTTCATTCTGAGTATGATTTATTGCTTGTATTTGGATACCCCTATCCTACAAAGGTGAATATTTTTTAAGAAAAAACGCAAATTTGGAAGATTACATCCCCGATAACTGCTTTGGGTAACAGCAATAATGCTTTTCAACCGTTCTGCTGAGCGCCCTGATGTTAAAATTATCCGATGCGTCGGTTATGTCTGCCACGCTGCCGTCCTTCATGAGGATATCGATGTTTTCCGAACTCTCCCTGTAAGCGCTGTTGCTCAGTTTCCCGCTGAAGACCAGCCAGGAAGCATCAGAAGCCGGAAGATCAAACGCTTTCGCGCATTTGGCCCGCAAGCCGGCAAGTTGTTGTTTTCCAAAGGTATTCTTCTGTACCTCTATCCGAAGCAGCTGCCGGTTTATCAATCCTCCGCAAAGAATGGAAAGCACCTTGTCAGGGTGACTTACCCAGGCTTTCACGCTTACGGTAATATCATGATCATCCAGTTGCAAAAAAGCGTCAAGGTACTCCGGTTGGGAAAGAAAGTCCTCCCGTGAAACCCGGTTGTGCAAAAAAAGGCCGAAAGGGGAAGTGCTGAATAAGGAGTCAGACTCCAGTGCCAGCTTACGCCCGCGGCCAAGGGCCTTTATCAGCATCTGCTCGGCAGCCACTACTGTTTTGTGAAGGTATACCTGCCAGTACATCAGGCGGCGGGCAATTAGGAATTTCTCAATGGAATAAATTCCTTTTTCTTCCACCACAAGCTTATCATCCTTGACATTCAGCATCTTAATAATGCGATCGAAACTAATCACTCCTTCGGAAACGCCGGAATAAAAACTGTCGCGGTTCAGGTAATCCATCCGGTCCATGTCCAGCTGGCCCGAGACCAGCTGGTGCAGGAATTTTTTTCATACGTTCCCTTGAAAATTCGAATGGCCAGGTCAAGCCGGCCTCCGAACTCTCTGTTCAGCCTGTCCATGACCAGGCCAGAAATATCCTCATGTGAGATCCCTTCTACAATGGTATGTTCCAGGGCATGAGAAAAAGGGCCGTGCCCGGCATCGTGCAGCAGGATGGCAATAGTAGCTCCTTCGGCCTCGGCTTCGGAAATAGCATGCCCCTTTCCGCGAAGCGTTTCCAGCGCCATACACATCAGGTGCATAGCGCCCAGGGCGTGATGGAGGCGCGTATGCAGGGCTCCGGGATAAACCAGGTGCGCCAGGGCCATTTGCTTGATCCTCCGCAGACGCTGCAGGTAAGGGTGTGAGAGCAGATCGAAAATGATCTCGTAAGGGATGTTTATAAACCCGTAAACGGGGTCATTGATTATTTTTTTTTTGTTCAGCGTCACAATGGAACCTCTTGGCAGCAAATTTGTTAAAATAAATCAGAAATAAAACAGCAACATGCAGGAAACAACAATTTTATGGGCCGATGACGAGATCGACCTGTTAAAACCCCATATTCTCTTTCTGAACGACAAAGGCTATAAAGTAAAGACTGTTACCAATGGAAGCGATGCCCTGGACGCTATAAAAACCGAAAACTTCGACCTTATTTTTCTTGACGAAAACATGCCGGGGCTTACGGGCCTGGAAACGCTGGCGGAAGTAAAAAGCCTGAGAGCGGATCTGCCGGTAGTGCTGATTACCAAGAACGAAGACGAACCGGTGATGGAAGATGCCATCGGCGCCCAGATTGACGATTACCTGATCAAACCGGTAAACCCTAAGCAGGTGCTGCTGACCATTAAAAAGATACTTGACAATAAACGGCTGGTAACGGCCAAGACGACTTCTGCCTACCAGCAGGATTTCATGAGCTTGGGCCTGACCCTGAACGATAACCTTTCATTCGACGAGTGGACAGAAGTATACAAGAAGCTGATATATTGGGAGTTGCAACTTGACCGGCTGGAAGACACGGGCATGCTGGAAATCCTTACCCAGCAAAAGGCGGAAGCAAACATGCAGTTTTCCAAGTTCGTCGAAAAAAATTACCTGA is a window from the Anseongella ginsenosidimutans genome containing:
- the lpxD gene encoding UDP-3-O-(3-hydroxymyristoyl)glucosamine N-acyltransferase; this encodes MKFTAAELGKLLNGIVEGEPGAEVSAVSKIEDAQEGSLTFLANPKYAPFLYSTNASIVIVGLDLLLEKPVTSTLIRVKDPYSAFSVLLDLYNSSKLNKTGREEPNFISPSAEIGEECYIGAFSYIGHNVKLGKNVKVFPQVYLGDNCVVGDNSVLYAGVKIYSDCLIGSRVIVHSGTVIGSDGFGFAPQPDGSYSKVSQIGNVVIEDDVEIGSNNSIDRATMGSTIIGKGVKLDNLIQVAHNVEIGKNTVIASQTGISGSTKIGENSVIGGQVGIVGHISLAKGTQINAKSGISKSITEEGKQWNGSPALAFRESLRIQAVYRRLPELENKIALLEKQLLERGGSGEEAERNA
- a CDS encoding HD domain-containing protein; translation: MLPRGSIVTLNKKKIINDPVYGFINIPYEIIFDLLSHPYLQRLRRIKQMALAHLVYPGALHTRLHHALGAMHLMCMALETLRGKGHAISEAEAEGATIAILLHDAGHGPFSHALEHTIVEGISHEDISGLVMDRLNREFGGRLDLAIRIFKGTYEKNSCTSWSRASWTWTGWIT